Proteins co-encoded in one Bacteroidota bacterium genomic window:
- the recO gene encoding DNA repair protein RecO, with protein sequence MIVRTDAVVLRAIEYGETSLIVTLFTRRHGQVTVMAKGARRPKSRFGSALQPMGYVQVVYYYKPGRGLQTLKESAHVQVLHGVAADIEKITVGLRLVELVRALTEDQEENPLLFTLLVQALLELDGAAERAANVLPHFQLRMATVLGFAPDVQRGDVLALPDEGGVLALDTGAVLPLAAAPKAGARVGRQALRAFAVFARADLATAMRMALSADLRDEVQRLVDAYLRYHVEEAYPDRVRKVAGQLTPPPSAPPA encoded by the coding sequence ATGATTGTTCGCACCGACGCTGTCGTGCTCCGCGCCATCGAGTACGGCGAGACGAGCCTGATCGTCACGCTCTTCACGCGGCGGCACGGGCAGGTCACCGTCATGGCGAAGGGGGCGCGGCGGCCCAAGTCCCGCTTCGGCTCGGCGCTCCAGCCGATGGGGTACGTGCAGGTCGTCTACTACTACAAGCCGGGGCGCGGCCTCCAGACCCTCAAGGAGAGCGCACACGTCCAGGTGCTCCACGGCGTCGCGGCGGACATCGAGAAGATCACCGTCGGCCTCCGCCTCGTCGAACTCGTGCGGGCGCTGACTGAGGACCAGGAGGAGAACCCGCTCCTCTTCACGCTCCTCGTGCAAGCGCTCCTCGAACTCGACGGGGCCGCGGAGCGCGCTGCGAACGTGCTCCCGCACTTCCAACTCCGCATGGCGACGGTGCTTGGGTTCGCGCCGGACGTGCAGCGGGGCGACGTGCTCGCGCTCCCCGACGAGGGCGGCGTCCTCGCGCTCGACACCGGGGCCGTCCTCCCGCTTGCCGCCGCCCCGAAGGCCGGGGCGCGGGTGGGGCGGCAAGCCCTCCGCGCCTTCGCCGTCTTCGCCCGCGCCGACCTCGCTACGGCCATGCGGATGGCGCTCTCGGCAGACCTCCGCGATGAGGTCCAGCGGCTCGTCGACGCCTACCTGCGCTACCACGTCGAGGAGGCCTACCCCGACCGGGTCCGAAAGGTGGCAGGGCAACTCACCCCGCCGCCGAGCGCGCCTCCGGCGTAG
- a CDS encoding repressor LexA: MSRKQLTSKQHTFLQFLADHVRRQKVWPTYREIVEEFGYRSPNSVTQNLQALAKKGYLTRDQNGYRLLGQRAGLNPGGFPVQGVLEDEEFKVSLSIDEITLKDLFPGLDRTFAVATNGHLVRGLDDIAGGYLLLQEGSIGDGHVSTVICEGTVALCRVYHESDGLCLQYLDGDEEHVRSDQVKLLGRYAGHINDRGLFRAPSAVYNGHALNGETVTTT; the protein is encoded by the coding sequence ATGAGCCGCAAGCAACTCACCTCCAAGCAGCACACCTTTCTCCAGTTCCTCGCCGACCACGTACGCCGGCAGAAGGTCTGGCCAACGTACCGCGAGATCGTTGAGGAGTTTGGGTATCGCTCCCCCAACTCCGTTACGCAGAACCTCCAGGCCCTCGCTAAGAAAGGCTACCTCACGCGCGACCAGAACGGCTACCGGCTCCTCGGGCAGCGCGCAGGCCTGAACCCCGGCGGCTTCCCGGTCCAGGGCGTGCTCGAGGACGAGGAGTTCAAGGTCAGCCTCAGCATCGACGAGATCACGCTCAAGGACCTCTTCCCCGGCCTCGACAGGACCTTCGCCGTGGCTACCAACGGACACCTGGTGCGCGGGCTCGACGACATAGCCGGTGGCTACCTGCTGCTCCAGGAAGGAAGCATCGGCGACGGGCATGTGTCGACCGTGATCTGCGAAGGGACAGTGGCGCTCTGCCGCGTCTACCACGAGTCAGACGGGCTCTGCCTCCAGTACCTCGACGGTGACGAGGAGCACGTCCGCAGCGACCAGGTGAAGCTCCTGGGGCGCTACGCCGGGCACATCAACGACCGCGGCCTGTTCCGCGCGCCCAGCGCGGTCTACAACGGGCACGCGCTCAACGGCGAGACCGTCACCACGACCTGA
- a CDS encoding esterase, with product MQEHTLSVYRTARYCTLGEPSDPVDEVWMVCHGYGQLAPYFLRSFRAVEAPHRLVVAPEGLSRFYGVDHKYVGASWMTREAREDEIEDYVRLLDTVHTDVLTRARRPRVRLVALGFSQGGATVTRWLARSPMLGDPPADRLVLWGSVLPHDLDLDEHGAWLRRVGLTLVVGDADTYATPERIAEQERRLREAQVPFESVRFDGEHRLDADVLRGLAG from the coding sequence ATGCAGGAGCACACGCTCTCGGTCTACCGCACCGCGCGCTACTGCACGCTCGGCGAGCCGTCGGATCCGGTGGACGAGGTATGGATGGTGTGCCACGGCTACGGGCAACTAGCGCCCTACTTCCTCCGGTCTTTCCGGGCGGTCGAGGCTCCGCATCGCCTGGTCGTGGCTCCCGAAGGGCTGTCCCGCTTCTACGGGGTCGACCATAAGTACGTCGGGGCGTCGTGGATGACGCGCGAGGCGCGGGAGGATGAGATCGAGGACTACGTGCGCCTCCTGGACACGGTCCACACCGACGTGCTGACCCGGGCGCGCCGACCTCGGGTTCGGCTCGTGGCCCTCGGCTTCTCGCAGGGCGGGGCGACCGTCACCCGGTGGCTCGCCCGCAGCCCCATGCTCGGCGATCCGCCGGCCGACCGGCTCGTCCTCTGGGGCTCGGTGCTCCCGCACGACCTCGACCTGGATGAGCACGGCGCTTGGCTGCGGCGCGTCGGGCTCACGCTCGTGGTTGGAGACGCGGACACGTACGCCACGCCGGAGCGCATCGCGGAGCAGGAGCGCCGGCTGCGCGAGGCCCAAGTCCCGTTCGAGTCCGTCCGCTTCGACGGCGAGCACCGCCTCGACGCCGACGTGCTGCGCGGCCTGGCCGGATAG
- a CDS encoding DUF4398 domain-containing protein — protein MKHPARSVPSLVLALALVTAGCAGSKLPPPNLSTAQNAIAEADESGASEAAPLALRNARQKLDQAEQAVEREDYGQARYLADQAQVDAELAEARARSATAMAAVDELRESIRVLREEINRSRRTGDR, from the coding sequence GTGAAACACCCCGCCCGCTCTGTGCCGAGTCTCGTCCTCGCGCTCGCCCTTGTCACCGCCGGTTGCGCCGGGAGCAAGCTGCCGCCGCCCAACCTTTCCACGGCGCAGAACGCCATCGCGGAGGCCGACGAGTCCGGCGCGAGCGAGGCCGCCCCGCTCGCGCTGCGCAACGCCCGCCAGAAGCTCGACCAGGCCGAGCAGGCCGTCGAGCGGGAGGACTACGGGCAGGCGCGCTACCTCGCCGACCAGGCCCAGGTGGACGCCGAACTCGCCGAGGCGAGGGCGCGCTCGGCTACCGCGATGGCGGCCGTGGACGAACTCCGCGAGAGCATCCGCGTGCTCCGCGAGGAGATCAACCGCAGCCGCCGGACCGGCGACCGGTGA
- a CDS encoding OmpA family protein: MPRFCFLPALALSALLVAGCGGPPAANPALADARQAYTDASNDPTIVSNAPVALQEAEEALRRAVSVWEAKEGTDDVNHYAYLAHQRVRIAEEKAKQRAAEKEIENVRNERQAVVLEARAAEAAAAERRAAAERMRAEAARAEAEAALARANELAAQVNELEAELTKRGLVLTLGDVLFDTGQATLKPGAARTTAALVTFLNENPERNVMIEGFTDSVGSESMNLGLSQRRADAVRASLVEAGIAGTRIRTQGFGEAYPVADNASNAGRQQNRRVEIVISDADGTIPARTP; this comes from the coding sequence ATGCCCCGATTCTGTTTCCTCCCCGCCCTCGCCCTGAGCGCGCTGCTCGTCGCCGGGTGCGGTGGGCCGCCCGCGGCCAACCCCGCCCTCGCCGACGCCCGCCAGGCCTACACCGACGCCTCCAACGACCCGACCATCGTCTCCAACGCGCCGGTAGCGCTGCAGGAGGCCGAGGAGGCCCTGCGCCGCGCCGTCTCGGTGTGGGAGGCCAAAGAGGGCACCGACGACGTGAACCACTACGCCTACCTCGCGCACCAGCGGGTCCGCATCGCCGAGGAGAAGGCGAAGCAGCGCGCCGCCGAGAAGGAGATCGAGAACGTCCGCAACGAGCGGCAGGCGGTCGTGCTCGAAGCTCGCGCCGCCGAGGCCGCCGCCGCCGAGCGCCGCGCCGCCGCGGAGCGGATGCGCGCCGAGGCCGCCCGCGCCGAAGCCGAAGCCGCCCTCGCCCGCGCCAACGAGCTCGCCGCCCAGGTCAACGAGCTCGAAGCCGAACTGACCAAGCGCGGCCTCGTCCTCACCCTCGGCGACGTGCTCTTCGACACGGGGCAGGCGACGCTCAAGCCGGGCGCGGCCCGCACCACGGCCGCCCTCGTCACGTTCCTCAACGAGAACCCCGAGCGCAACGTGATGATCGAGGGCTTCACCGACAGCGTCGGCTCCGAGTCGATGAACCTCGGCCTGTCGCAGCGCCGCGCCGACGCGGTGCGCGCCTCGCTCGTCGAGGCGGGCATCGCCGGAACGCGCATCCGCACCCAGGGCTTCGGCGAGGCCTACCCGGTGGCGGACAACGCCTCGAACGCCGGCCGCCAGCAGAACCGCCGCGTCGAGATCGTGATCTCGGACGCCGACGGGACGATCCCGGCGCGCACCCCGTAA
- a CDS encoding FliA/WhiG family RNA polymerase sigma factor, which yields MKADDLQTHALRYTSDPTPRHREAVVLAALPLVRSLVGKLTLPNHPLASWDDLEGAGLLGLMQALDSYDPERGAQFSTHAYRRVQGALVDYLRSIDVLSRDKRQLMAEAQRALGTLAQMLGGEPSDEDVADYLGITLADYQNLLSEAQHRFTLSMDQPIGEEQGQRIGDTITLDAALEGFEAVEARSELAALEKIIPALPERERTILALYYIEDLTLREVGEILGVSDARISQILGKTLLKLRNLLTATQPPGTMRPAA from the coding sequence ATGAAGGCGGACGACCTCCAGACGCACGCACTACGCTACACCTCCGACCCGACGCCGCGCCACCGCGAGGCGGTCGTGCTGGCGGCCCTGCCGCTGGTGCGCTCGCTCGTCGGCAAGCTGACGCTGCCCAACCACCCGCTCGCGTCGTGGGACGACCTCGAAGGGGCGGGCCTGCTCGGGCTGATGCAGGCGCTCGACAGCTACGACCCCGAGCGTGGCGCGCAGTTCTCGACCCACGCCTACCGCCGCGTGCAGGGGGCGCTCGTGGACTACCTCCGGTCCATCGACGTGCTCTCGCGCGACAAGCGCCAGCTCATGGCCGAGGCCCAGCGCGCCCTCGGTACGCTCGCCCAGATGCTCGGCGGCGAGCCCAGCGACGAGGACGTGGCCGACTACCTCGGCATCACGCTGGCCGACTACCAGAACCTGCTCTCCGAGGCGCAGCACCGGTTCACGCTGTCGATGGACCAGCCGATCGGCGAGGAGCAGGGGCAGCGCATCGGCGACACGATCACCCTGGACGCTGCCCTCGAAGGGTTCGAGGCCGTCGAGGCCCGGTCCGAGCTGGCTGCGCTCGAAAAGATCATCCCGGCGCTGCCCGAGCGCGAGCGCACGATCCTGGCGCTCTACTACATCGAGGACCTCACGCTGCGCGAGGTCGGCGAGATCCTCGGCGTCAGCGACGCGCGCATCTCGCAGATCCTGGGCAAGACGCTGCTCAAGCTGCGCAACCTCCTCACCGCGACCCAGCCACCGGGCACGATGCGCCCCGCCGCCTGA
- a CDS encoding AAA family ATPase has protein sequence MELVRPKGPTTIAIVSGKGGVGKSVVAVNLAETLAETGARVALVDVDFGQGACAVLVNETPASTVYEWSKRRGPVADLCLRTAAGVTLVQGAAGPLPLRETASLLADLDRVVTALRANHDYVLLDAPAGLDGPVRWALDAADLGLLVLAGEPTAVADAYRLARLVWESDPGYALCAVVNLADTEDDARSVSERFGAITERFTGRCPDYLGWVPYAAEMRRAVRAQTPAVRAPGSMRQAFGAVAAALGERQSERFPLGL, from the coding sequence ATGGAGCTAGTCCGACCCAAAGGCCCGACCACGATTGCCATCGTCAGCGGGAAAGGCGGCGTCGGCAAGAGCGTAGTCGCCGTCAACCTCGCCGAGACGCTCGCCGAGACGGGGGCCCGCGTAGCGCTCGTGGACGTCGACTTCGGGCAGGGCGCATGCGCGGTCCTCGTCAACGAGACGCCGGCCTCGACCGTCTACGAGTGGTCGAAGCGGCGTGGGCCGGTGGCCGACCTCTGCCTCCGCACCGCTGCCGGCGTGACACTCGTCCAGGGTGCGGCCGGTCCCCTCCCGCTCCGCGAAACCGCCTCCCTGCTGGCCGACCTCGACCGGGTCGTGACCGCGCTCCGGGCGAACCACGACTACGTCCTCCTCGACGCGCCCGCTGGGCTCGACGGCCCCGTCCGGTGGGCGCTCGACGCGGCCGACCTCGGTCTGCTCGTCCTCGCGGGCGAGCCGACGGCTGTGGCCGACGCCTACCGCCTCGCTCGGCTCGTCTGGGAGAGCGACCCTGGCTACGCGCTCTGCGCCGTCGTCAACCTGGCCGACACCGAGGACGACGCCCGGAGCGTGAGCGAGCGCTTCGGGGCCATCACCGAGCGCTTCACCGGGCGCTGCCCGGACTACCTCGGCTGGGTGCCCTACGCGGCCGAGATGCGCCGCGCCGTTCGGGCGCAGACGCCGGCCGTCCGTGCGCCCGGCTCGATGCGCCAGGCCTTCGGCGCGGTCGCGGCCGCCCTCGGTGAGCGGCAGAGCGAGCGCTTCCCCCTCGGCCTCTGA
- a CDS encoding flagellar biosynthesis protein FlhF produces MNIKTLTGSSIQSALAEARRLLGDEVLLLESVAATESEPARVTVMVDSVAAVPHAAPAAEPAPAVAEPVGYGYGAQAAFVQAEKPAAAATALSSAPPPPARPLFEPEPVAPVTDFAAIASLLDGRFGDLLDRLRAFDADRPGLGRQWLVHPLYGDLLASGLRPDTADRLFQAVAQRGFRAADRSPQMLGEMRWALMQELRELLHRPAASHDTAGTLVLLGPSGAGKTSLLLKLALHPSFYGRRRTAALVLVPEHTDHLHQSPTDLYRRHGLPVQTARTPDEVRQALARTAAFDQVLVDTPSLPANPRLARQGTMWLNDLLSEVDAFDVHLVLDATRALEGFDDAYLRSLTLRPTAASLTRLDETRGWGRVAEWLLALSLPVQFVSTSPRLADGVRTFTPGWFVEQIADGRAAETGGLTAWS; encoded by the coding sequence ATGAACATCAAGACCCTGACCGGCTCCAGCATCCAGTCCGCGCTCGCCGAGGCGCGCCGCCTGCTCGGGGACGAGGTGCTGCTGCTGGAGTCCGTCGCGGCGACCGAGTCCGAGCCGGCGCGCGTCACGGTGATGGTGGACAGCGTGGCCGCCGTCCCGCATGCAGCGCCCGCCGCCGAGCCCGCCCCAGCCGTCGCTGAGCCGGTAGGCTACGGCTATGGCGCGCAGGCCGCCTTCGTGCAAGCGGAAAAACCTGCCGCTGCCGCGACCGCACTTTCTTCCGCGCCGCCCCCTCCGGCACGCCCCCTGTTCGAGCCCGAACCGGTCGCTCCCGTTACCGATTTCGCGGCTATTGCGTCGCTCCTCGACGGGCGGTTCGGAGACCTCCTCGACCGGCTGCGCGCCTTCGACGCTGACCGGCCCGGACTCGGCCGGCAGTGGCTCGTCCACCCGCTCTACGGCGACCTCCTCGCCTCCGGCCTCCGGCCCGACACGGCCGACCGGCTCTTTCAGGCCGTCGCCCAGCGCGGCTTCCGCGCCGCCGACCGCAGCCCGCAGATGCTCGGCGAGATGCGGTGGGCGCTGATGCAAGAGCTGCGCGAACTCCTCCACCGCCCCGCCGCCTCGCACGACACGGCGGGCACGCTCGTCCTCCTCGGGCCGAGCGGGGCCGGCAAGACCTCGCTCCTGCTCAAGCTTGCCCTCCACCCGAGCTTCTACGGGCGGCGCCGGACCGCGGCCCTCGTCCTCGTTCCCGAGCATACCGACCACCTCCACCAGAGTCCGACCGACCTCTACCGCCGCCACGGACTTCCGGTCCAGACCGCGCGCACGCCCGACGAGGTCCGCCAGGCCCTCGCCCGCACCGCCGCCTTCGACCAGGTCCTCGTCGATACGCCCTCGCTCCCGGCGAACCCGCGTCTGGCTCGGCAGGGGACGATGTGGCTGAACGATCTCCTCAGCGAGGTCGACGCGTTCGACGTGCACCTCGTCCTCGACGCGACGCGGGCGCTCGAAGGCTTCGACGACGCCTACCTGCGCAGCCTCACCCTTCGCCCGACAGCCGCCTCGCTCACCCGGCTCGACGAGACCCGGGGCTGGGGGCGCGTGGCCGAGTGGCTGCTCGCGCTCAGCCTGCCGGTGCAGTTCGTCTCGACGAGCCCGCGCCTGGCCGACGGCGTGCGGACGTTCACGCCGGGCTGGTTCGTCGAGCAGATCGCGGACGGCCGGGCCGCCGAGACCGGAGGGCTGACCGCATGGAGCTAG